Proteins from one Chloroflexota bacterium genomic window:
- a CDS encoding glycosyltransferase family 4 protein — MIAIDARLNAYRHGGIAQYTQKLLTYLPKIAPEQQWLVLEHRKSPKPLALGPNIQRARLFTPPHHRLEQVLLPLEIGLRRPKLLHSPDFIPPLYRPFPAVITVHDLAFKLFPEILDANASRYYGQIERALASANAIIADSQSTANDLTNLLNVDPRRIDVIHLATDIQPIALVSDAQRHIGDKTWQADQFMLFVSTLEPRKNIPMLLRALRIAVDRKPHAGYRLALAGRRGWLDGEIWQTLAELHLEDVVTWIDSPSDEEIRWLLSACRLYLNPSRYEGFGLPALEALACGAAVVVADASSLPEVVGDAGLKLPVADPLAWADAIEHLWDDQTARQVLRDQAPAQAAKFSWQRTAEQTLAVYQRVLERVS, encoded by the coding sequence ATGATTGCGATTGATGCTCGTTTGAATGCCTACCGCCATGGTGGCATTGCCCAATACACCCAAAAATTGCTGACCTATTTGCCCAAGATCGCGCCTGAGCAACAATGGTTGGTACTAGAGCATCGCAAAAGCCCTAAACCTTTGGCGCTTGGCCCCAACATTCAGCGAGCACGCTTATTCACCCCGCCCCATCACCGCTTAGAACAAGTGCTTTTGCCCTTGGAAATTGGCCTGCGCCGCCCCAAACTGCTACACTCGCCTGATTTTATTCCACCGCTGTATCGCCCATTTCCTGCGGTGATCACCGTGCATGACTTAGCATTTAAATTGTTTCCTGAAATTTTGGATGCCAACGCCAGCCGTTATTATGGCCAAATTGAGCGAGCGCTGGCCTCAGCCAATGCAATTATTGCCGATTCGCAGAGCACCGCCAACGATCTCACCAACTTGTTAAATGTTGATCCGAGGCGAATTGATGTGATTCATCTAGCAACCGATATCCAGCCAATCGCACTCGTCAGCGATGCTCAACGCCACATTGGCGATAAAACCTGGCAGGCTGATCAATTTATGCTGTTTGTTTCAACCCTAGAGCCACGCAAAAATATCCCAATGTTGCTACGAGCCTTACGAATTGCAGTTGATCGCAAGCCGCACGCTGGCTATCGCTTGGCGTTGGCGGGGCGGCGCGGCTGGCTCGATGGCGAAATTTGGCAAACCCTCGCTGAATTACACTTAGAAGATGTTGTAACTTGGATCGATAGCCCAAGCGATGAGGAAATTCGCTGGCTGCTGAGTGCCTGTCGCTTATATCTCAACCCTTCGCGCTATGAAGGCTTCGGCTTACCAGCCTTAGAAGCTTTGGCTTGTGGCGCGGCGGTAGTGGTAGCCGATGCCTCAAGTTTGCCTGAAGTGGTCGGCGATGCTGGCCTCAAATTGCCAGTTGCCGACCCGCTGGCATGGGCTGATGCGATTGAACATTTATGGGATGATCAAACTGCTCGGCAAGTTTTGCGTGATCAAGCTCCGGCGCAGGCCGCCAAATTTTCGTGGCAACGCACCGCTGAGCAAACATTGGCAGTTTATCAGCGCGTGCTTGAGCGCGTTAGTTAG
- a CDS encoding HAMP domain-containing protein, producing MRRFLHQSSLLLLTLAIALGLVSLVGHFGLMLPMSELEGIVKLFGSLGFGAGIVAIVALQSRMLSLLRSLRAQIIAAIGLGGILVAALLQGVARAMFISTDHDLPLLLLVLIFMLVLALGFSIAVGNVLVARLAEVRAGAAALAKGDLALRIPEHGNDEVSILAADFNQMADALAQSAERQHELEQSRRDLIAAISHDLRTPLTAVRAMIEALADGVVTEPAMQQRYLNSANAQLTNLSTLVDDLFEMAQLDAGVLRLELERASLGDLISDTLSNLQPHAAAHGVQLRGSVAPEADLVLMNAPKLQRVLYNLISNALRHTPSDGTIAIQAQTINQTVHVEVSDTGEGIQPDDLPHIFERTYRGEKSRSRDYGGAGLGLAIVRAIIEAHGGNVWVESQPQHGARFVFTLQTPAN from the coding sequence ATGAGACGTTTTTTGCATCAATCAAGCCTCTTATTGCTGACCTTGGCGATTGCGCTGGGTTTGGTAAGCTTGGTCGGTCACTTTGGCTTGATGCTGCCAATGAGCGAATTAGAAGGCATCGTCAAGCTGTTTGGCTCGTTGGGCTTTGGCGCTGGCATCGTGGCAATCGTCGCCTTACAAAGCCGAATGCTCTCGCTATTGCGCAGTTTGCGGGCGCAAATTATCGCCGCGATTGGCCTTGGCGGAATTTTGGTCGCAGCCTTGTTGCAAGGTGTAGCGCGAGCCATGTTCATCAGCACCGACCACGATTTGCCCTTGCTCTTATTGGTTTTGATTTTTATGTTGGTGCTGGCTTTGGGGTTTAGTATTGCGGTAGGCAATGTTTTGGTAGCCCGTTTGGCCGAGGTTCGCGCAGGAGCCGCCGCGCTGGCCAAGGGCGATTTGGCTTTGCGCATTCCTGAGCATGGCAACGATGAAGTCAGTATCTTGGCCGCCGATTTTAATCAGATGGCTGATGCCTTAGCCCAAAGTGCTGAGCGTCAGCACGAGCTTGAACAATCGCGCCGCGATTTGATTGCGGCGATCTCGCACGATTTACGTACCCCACTAACGGCGGTGCGGGCGATGATCGAGGCCTTGGCTGATGGCGTGGTAACTGAGCCAGCCATGCAGCAGCGCTATCTCAATTCGGCCAATGCCCAATTGACCAACCTAAGCACCTTAGTTGATGATTTATTCGAGATGGCCCAGCTTGATGCTGGGGTGTTGCGCTTGGAATTAGAACGTGCCTCGCTGGGCGATTTAATCTCTGATACACTGAGCAACTTGCAGCCGCATGCCGCAGCCCATGGCGTGCAATTGCGTGGCAGCGTTGCGCCCGAAGCCGATTTGGTGTTGATGAATGCGCCCAAATTGCAACGAGTGTTGTATAACTTGATTAGCAACGCGCTGCGCCACACGCCGAGCGATGGCACAATCGCGATTCAAGCCCAAACAATCAACCAAACCGTGCATGTTGAAGTCAGCGATACTGGCGAAGGCATTCAGCCCGACGATTTGCCACATATTTTCGAGCGCACCTATCGCGGCGAGAAATCGCGTTCGCGTGATTATGGCGGGGCAGGTTTGGGCTTGGCGATTGTGCGGGCGATTATTGAGGCTCATGGTGGCAACGTTTGGGTTGAAAGCCAGCCCCAGCATGGCGCACGCTTTGTCTTTACCCTGCAAACTCCCGCTAACTAA
- a CDS encoding response regulator transcription factor: MANILVVDDEPNIREVVGLYLRREGHTVLEASDGEAALRLARQQPPDLVVLDLMLPKVTGLEVCRRLQSDRRTPVIMLTAKSEENDRIIGLGVGADDYVVKPFSPRELVARVEAVLRRVQPQPDAPPPDERPIELGSLRVDPRTRDVQVAGKSISLTAREFDLLYFLARHRERVFTRDQLMELVWGYTFSADTSTVTVHIRRLREKIEDDPTAPRYLQTVWGVGYKLSAGEQ; encoded by the coding sequence ATGGCCAATATTTTGGTGGTTGATGACGAACCGAATATTCGCGAAGTGGTAGGCTTGTATTTGCGGCGCGAAGGCCATACGGTGCTTGAGGCCAGCGATGGCGAGGCCGCTTTGCGCTTGGCGCGGCAACAACCACCCGATTTGGTCGTGCTTGATCTGATGTTGCCCAAAGTGACTGGCTTGGAAGTTTGTCGGCGCTTACAGAGCGATCGCCGCACGCCAGTGATTATGCTCACCGCCAAGAGTGAGGAGAACGATCGCATTATTGGCTTGGGGGTTGGCGCTGATGATTATGTGGTCAAGCCATTTAGCCCACGCGAATTGGTGGCGCGAGTTGAAGCGGTGTTGCGCCGTGTTCAGCCGCAGCCCGATGCTCCGCCACCTGACGAACGCCCGATTGAGCTTGGCTCACTGCGGGTCGATCCGCGCACTCGCGATGTGCAAGTGGCGGGTAAATCGATCAGCCTAACTGCGCGTGAGTTTGATTTGCTCTATTTTTTGGCCCGCCATCGTGAGCGCGTGTTTACCCGCGACCAGTTGATGGAATTGGTGTGGGGCTATACATTTTCTGCTGATACCAGCACCGTAACTGTGCACATTCGGCGTTTGCGCGAAAAAATCGAAGATGATCCAACCGCACCGCGCTATTTGCAAACGGTTTGGGGCGTGGGCTACAAACTCAGCGCAGGCGAACAATGA
- a CDS encoding DM13 domain-containing protein, with product MKLRYSATIIIFGLLTACGTAPTKVDEPFPTTSRAAMATAQPTMDSMMQPTDAMTMTDDMMQPTDAMTMTDDMMQPTDAMSMTDDMMQPTDMPMTDDTMQPTAMPTVDTMIQPTAMPTTESRVEPTAVPAEPVVLGAGSFRGIDHKSGGMATLYQQPDGSNLLRLSDFFVEAGPDMYIFVAKAAEINQPSDLQAGYLELGKLKGSEGNQNYSLPADFDPALYANVVIWCEKYQVLMAVAPIQ from the coding sequence ATGAAATTGCGATATTCAGCAACGATTATTATTTTTGGGTTGTTAACGGCCTGTGGCACGGCTCCAACCAAGGTCGATGAGCCTTTTCCAACCACCAGCAGGGCAGCCATGGCTACAGCTCAACCAACCATGGATAGCATGATGCAACCAACTGATGCCATGACAATGACCGATGATATGATGCAACCAACCGATGCGATGACGATGACTGATGATATGATGCAACCGACCGATGCGATGTCAATGACCGACGATATGATGCAGCCGACTGACATGCCCATGACCGACGATACGATGCAACCAACCGCAATGCCAACAGTTGATACGATGATCCAACCAACCGCAATGCCAACCACCGAATCGCGGGTTGAGCCAACTGCCGTTCCAGCCGAGCCAGTGGTCTTGGGTGCTGGCAGTTTTCGCGGCATCGATCACAAAAGTGGCGGGATGGCGACGCTCTATCAGCAGCCCGATGGCAGCAATTTGTTGCGCCTCAGCGATTTCTTCGTTGAAGCAGGGCCAGATATGTATATTTTTGTCGCTAAGGCAGCCGAAATTAACCAACCCAGCGATTTACAAGCGGGCTACCTTGAATTAGGCAAACTCAAAGGCTCCGAGGGCAACCAAAACTACAGCCTGCCCGCCGATTTCGATCCTGCACTCTATGCCAATGTGGTGATTTGGTGCGAAAAATATCAAGTCTTGATGGCAGTTGCGCCAATCCAGTAG
- a CDS encoding MFS transporter: MAEATRKQPSGMLAFSIMWFGQVVSLLGSSMSSFALTIWAWQITGQATALALVGFFSFAPSIIVSPFAGALVDRWNRKLVLILSDLATGLSTIAILLLYHNDALQIWHLYVAGAFASIFQSFQWPAYSAAVSTMLPKQHYARASGMMSMAESAAGIVAPALAGFLLTVMGIGGILIIDIVTFVFAVSAVLFVNIPQPTQSEAGAQGKGSLWSEAGFGFRYILARPSLLGLQLTFFMINFVGSFEATMTAPMILARTDSNSAIMGTVQSAMGIGGVIGGLILSVWGGPKRKVHGVLGGMALSSFFGGILMGLGQNTLVWSIAGFGLLFVLPMLNGSNQAIWQAKVPPDIQGRVFAVRRMIAQISGPIAILIVGPLADKLFEPRMAVGGAWVDMFGSWVGSGKGAGIALIMVLSGIVGIAVAVIAYGVRVVRHAEDLIPDHQDSPSSSPELQAEPA, encoded by the coding sequence ATGGCTGAAGCAACCCGCAAGCAACCGAGCGGCATGCTCGCATTTAGCATTATGTGGTTCGGCCAAGTCGTTTCATTGCTTGGTAGCTCCATGAGCAGCTTTGCCCTGACGATTTGGGCTTGGCAAATTACAGGTCAAGCCACGGCCTTGGCGCTCGTAGGCTTTTTCTCGTTTGCCCCAAGCATTATTGTTAGCCCCTTTGCCGGAGCCTTGGTCGATCGCTGGAATCGTAAGCTGGTGCTGATTTTGAGCGATTTAGCCACAGGCTTATCGACGATCGCTATTTTATTGCTCTACCACAACGATGCACTGCAAATTTGGCATCTGTATGTGGCCGGAGCCTTTGCCAGCATTTTTCAATCGTTTCAATGGCCAGCCTATTCGGCGGCAGTTTCGACGATGTTGCCCAAACAGCACTATGCCCGAGCCAGCGGCATGATGTCGATGGCCGAATCGGCAGCAGGGATTGTCGCGCCAGCCCTAGCCGGTTTTTTGCTGACCGTGATGGGCATCGGCGGCATCTTGATTATTGATATTGTGACCTTTGTATTTGCTGTTAGCGCCGTGCTCTTTGTTAATATTCCCCAACCAACGCAGAGCGAGGCGGGGGCGCAAGGCAAGGGCAGTTTATGGAGCGAGGCAGGCTTTGGCTTTCGCTATATTTTGGCACGCCCCAGCCTCTTGGGATTGCAACTGACCTTTTTTATGATTAACTTCGTTGGCTCGTTTGAAGCCACCATGACCGCCCCCATGATTCTGGCCCGCACCGATAGTAACTCGGCCATTATGGGCACGGTACAATCGGCAATGGGCATTGGCGGCGTGATCGGCGGCTTGATCCTGAGTGTGTGGGGTGGCCCGAAGCGCAAAGTTCATGGCGTGCTCGGTGGCATGGCACTCTCCAGTTTTTTTGGCGGCATTCTCATGGGGTTGGGGCAAAATACGCTTGTTTGGTCGATTGCAGGCTTTGGTTTGCTATTCGTGCTGCCAATGTTGAATGGCTCGAATCAAGCGATTTGGCAAGCCAAAGTACCACCCGATATTCAAGGGCGGGTGTTCGCGGTGCGACGTATGATCGCCCAAATTTCGGGGCCAATCGCAATTTTGATCGTTGGACCATTGGCCGATAAGCTATTTGAGCCACGCATGGCGGTTGGCGGCGCTTGGGTCGATATGTTCGGCAGTTGGGTTGGCAGTGGCAAAGGGGCGGGTATCGCCTTAATTATGGTCTTGAGTGGCATCGTTGGCATTGCCGTAGCCGTGATCGCTTATGGCGTGCGGGTCGTGCGCCATGCCGAGGATCTGATTCCTGACCATCAAGATAGCCCAAGCAGCAGCCCTGAACTGCAAGCCGAACCAGCCTAA
- a CDS encoding peptidase S10, protein MADAGSAEKRSDSESPKPPQEIVSVTHGRVKIKGDDVPYTATAGTIVLYEEDSEFKQAPKAKATVFYVAYTRSDVDDQTTRPITFSFNGGPGSASVWMHLGLLGPKRVLMADETGNLPAPPFRLVENEYSLLDQSDLVFIDPISTGYSRAATGENPNQFHQFTKDIESISDFIRLYTTRAKRWLSPKYIIGESYGTTRGSAITNYLQNRYGMYLNGIMLISSILDFQTVEMDPGNDISYVVILPTYAATAWYHNQLDAKLQLSLSDTLAEVEAFAAGEYATALLQGDSLAEGKRRSVVRKLARYTGLSERFIDQSNLRIDLFRFLKELLRDQQRTVGRLDSRFVGIDRDPTRESFEYDPSYAVIHGPYSATFNDYVRRELKFESDEPYEILTSKVRPWKYDKHENQYVSVTEALRSAISQNPYLKVFVASGFFDFATPYYATLHTFNHLGLDQTLRNNIVIKHYEAGHMMYTHLPSLAELKSDLEAFISQTKNV, encoded by the coding sequence ATGGCAGATGCAGGTAGCGCTGAAAAACGCAGCGATTCGGAAAGCCCCAAGCCGCCGCAAGAGATTGTGAGCGTGACTCATGGGCGCGTGAAAATCAAGGGCGACGATGTGCCCTACACCGCCACCGCCGGAACAATCGTGCTCTACGAAGAAGATTCGGAGTTTAAGCAAGCGCCCAAGGCCAAAGCGACGGTATTTTATGTAGCCTACACCCGCAGCGATGTTGATGATCAAACCACCCGCCCAATCACCTTTTCGTTCAACGGCGGGCCAGGTTCGGCCTCAGTTTGGATGCACCTTGGCTTGTTGGGGCCAAAACGGGTTTTGATGGCCGATGAAACTGGTAATTTGCCAGCACCACCATTTCGCTTGGTCGAAAACGAATATTCTTTGCTCGATCAAAGCGATTTAGTCTTTATCGATCCGATTAGCACGGGCTATAGTCGTGCGGCAACTGGCGAAAATCCCAACCAATTCCATCAATTTACCAAAGATATTGAATCGATCAGCGATTTTATTCGGCTCTATACCACCCGCGCCAAGCGTTGGCTCTCGCCCAAATATATTATTGGCGAAAGCTATGGCACAACTCGCGGCTCTGCCATCACCAACTATCTGCAAAATCGCTACGGTATGTATCTGAATGGGATTATGCTGATCTCCTCGATTCTCGATTTTCAAACCGTGGAGATGGACCCAGGCAACGATATTTCCTATGTGGTAATTTTGCCAACCTACGCCGCGACTGCCTGGTATCACAACCAGCTTGATGCCAAATTACAATTGAGTTTGAGCGATACCTTGGCCGAAGTTGAGGCCTTTGCTGCTGGCGAATATGCTACGGCATTGTTGCAAGGCGATAGTTTGGCCGAGGGCAAACGCCGCTCAGTTGTGCGTAAATTGGCTCGCTATACCGGTTTGAGCGAACGCTTTATCGATCAAAGTAATCTACGAATCGATCTTTTTCGCTTTCTCAAAGAATTGCTGCGCGATCAGCAACGTACGGTTGGTCGCTTGGATAGCCGCTTCGTTGGCATCGACCGCGATCCAACCCGTGAATCCTTTGAGTATGACCCAAGCTATGCGGTGATTCATGGGCCATACAGCGCCACCTTCAACGATTATGTGCGGCGCGAACTCAAATTTGAGAGCGACGAACCCTACGAAATTCTAACTTCAAAAGTTCGGCCTTGGAAATACGATAAACACGAAAATCAATATGTGAGCGTCACCGAAGCGTTGCGCTCGGCCATCTCGCAAAATCCCTATCTCAAGGTGTTTGTGGCCAGCGGATTTTTCGATTTTGCCACACCCTACTATGCTACCTTACATACGTTCAACCATCTTGGGCTTGACCAAACCCTGCGCAACAATATCGTAATCAAGCATTATGAGGCTGGGCATATGATGTATACCCATTTGCCGTCGCTAGCCGAGCTAAAAAGCGACCTTGAAGCCTTTATCAGCCAAACCAAAAACGTCTAA
- the hemG gene encoding protoporphyrinogen oxidase, producing MDVADQPRIAIIGGGIAGLSTAWYLQQQGLTNIQLFERDQRLGGKLRTSHVALPDGAGELLVEAGPDAFISQKPWGLQLARELGLEDQLISTEPARHKVFVLHRGKPEPLPDGINLVVPTELWPLLRTPILSLPGKLRMLLDLVLPARKSNTDESLADFVRRRFGAEALDKLAEPLMAGIHNAESDRQSLEATFPRFIEAERTHGSVIRGILAAKLKAGKPKGQQLSPFISLRGGIEQLITTLVEQLNVEIRTNCGVKALRYDPTNASAYQLTLDDGTKIDADAVVLAVPSFVAAELVAPWAEALAERLKAIRYVSTGTVSLAFRRSETTMAFDSYGLVIPRSEYRLINAVTINSRKFAGRAPADYMLLRAFVGGSKHPEVLRLDDQALTQLVRDQLKSIFGLTAEPVWSGVARWNEANPQYDVGHFQRMDQLEALCPEGLLLCGSGFRGVGIPDCVRQGQATAQAISQLFATANA from the coding sequence ATGGATGTTGCTGATCAGCCACGCATTGCCATTATTGGCGGTGGTATCGCTGGCCTTAGTACAGCATGGTATTTACAACAACAAGGTCTCACGAATATTCAGCTTTTTGAGCGTGATCAACGGTTGGGTGGCAAATTGCGCACCAGCCATGTTGCCTTGCCCGATGGCGCTGGCGAATTGCTGGTCGAAGCTGGCCCCGATGCCTTTATCAGCCAAAAGCCTTGGGGCTTGCAATTGGCGCGTGAGTTGGGCTTGGAAGATCAGTTAATCTCAACTGAGCCAGCTCGTCATAAAGTGTTTGTGTTGCATCGTGGCAAGCCCGAACCCTTGCCCGATGGCATTAATTTGGTGGTACCAACCGAGCTTTGGCCATTGCTGCGCACGCCGATTCTTTCGCTGCCAGGCAAATTGCGTATGTTGCTCGATTTGGTCTTGCCTGCGCGAAAAAGTAACACTGACGAATCGCTGGCCGATTTTGTGCGCCGCCGATTTGGGGCCGAAGCGCTAGATAAATTGGCCGAGCCGTTGATGGCAGGCATTCACAATGCCGAATCGGATCGCCAAAGCCTCGAAGCGACCTTTCCGCGCTTTATCGAGGCTGAACGCACCCATGGCAGCGTGATTCGTGGAATTCTGGCGGCCAAACTTAAGGCAGGCAAGCCTAAAGGCCAGCAACTTAGCCCATTTATCAGCTTGCGCGGCGGGATCGAGCAATTAATCACCACACTTGTCGAGCAGCTCAACGTTGAAATTCGGACAAATTGCGGGGTAAAAGCGCTGCGCTACGACCCAACCAATGCCTCAGCCTATCAACTAACCCTCGATGATGGCACGAAGATTGACGCTGATGCAGTGGTGTTGGCAGTTCCTAGTTTTGTGGCTGCCGAGTTGGTCGCACCTTGGGCTGAAGCCTTGGCCGAGCGTTTGAAGGCGATTCGCTATGTTAGCACTGGCACAGTTTCGTTGGCATTTCGGCGCAGCGAAACCACCATGGCCTTTGATAGTTATGGCTTAGTGATTCCGCGCAGCGAATATCGCCTGATTAATGCTGTAACGATCAACTCACGCAAATTTGCTGGGCGTGCTCCCGCCGATTATATGTTGTTGCGGGCCTTTGTAGGCGGTTCGAAGCATCCCGAAGTGCTGCGCTTGGATGATCAGGCATTAACTCAATTGGTGCGTGATCAGCTTAAATCGATTTTTGGCCTGACCGCCGAGCCAGTTTGGAGCGGGGTTGCCCGTTGGAACGAGGCCAATCCTCAATATGATGTTGGTCACTTCCAGCGTATGGATCAGCTTGAGGCCTTGTGTCCAGAAGGTTTGTTGTTGTGTGGCAGCGGCTTTCGTGGGGTTGGCATCCCAGATTGTGTCCGTCAAGGCCAAGCAACCGCTCAAGCGATCAGCCAATTGTTCGCTACAGCTAACGCTTAA